TGTGGGAGGTATTCCATTAAGTTTCTTTTATTATTCCTATCTTCAGTAAGCCatttgtttcaattttcttctattttggTGATTTGGTCTCTGGTGGCCTATTTGGAGACAAGTGACTGAGAGACTCAAGGACACAATTAGTGTTAAATAGCATGCTTGGCTAAATTTGATATCCTGATTTTATTGTGGAGCATTTTCTATTATTAGCTTTCCATGCTGCAGTTCATTGTGTTTGACTTGTTTCTGAaagttctttttgttttcttttactACATCAGAGAGCGGATGGTAGTTTTCCTCATCGCTTTAGGTGCAGCTCCAGGAGCGTTGACAGATCCCACTCCTCAACATCCTTCAGGTAGAACACCTGCTGACTTAGCATCAAGCAATGGGCACAAAGGAATTGCTGGCTATCTAGCAGAAGCATCCTTAAGTACCCACCTTTCATCCCTTGAGTTGAAGGAAAATAAAGAGGATAAAAATGGAGATGCCTCTGGGGTAAAAGCTATCCATGGGGTTTCTGAACGGGCTGCTACTCCTGTTAATGATGGTGATTTGCCTTATGGACTGTCATTAAAGGACTCACTAGCTGCTGTCCGAAATGCAACCCAAGCAGCTGCTCGCATTCATCAAGTTTTCAGAGTCCAATCATTCCAGAGGAAGCAGATAAAAGAATATGGTGATGGTGAAGTTGGACTGTCAGATGAGCGTGCCCTTTCACTTCTTGCTGTGAGGAAGAACAGAGCAGGACAAAATAATGAACCTTTGCATGTTGCTGCAATGCGCATACAAAACAAATTTCGCAGCTGGAAGGGACGAAAAGATTTTCTTCTAATTCGACAGCAAATTATTAAAATTCAGGTGTGTTGTTGTGGGTCCAAAATGGATATAGgcactttgttttttttttttgggtgttttacatttttattcttttccatTTCATCATAATAATCTTCCTAACTTATCTCTGATTCTCTGCTCCTGATTTTTTACATGTGTTGTTGCTCTTTCTTTCGCGTAAAAGGCACATGTAAGAGGACACCAGGTGAGGAAGAACTATAGAAAGATAACCTGGTCAGTTGGAATCCTGGAGAAGGTAATTTTGCGATGGAGACGAAAAGGAAGTGGCTTGCGTGGGTTTAAGTCAGAAGCACTTGCTGCTGAAGGGCACAACATGCAAGATCAACCTAAGCAAGAGGATGACTATGATTTTCTTAAAGAAGGGAGAAAACAAACCGAGGAGAGGCTGCAGAAGGCTCTTGCCAGGGTACAATCCATGGTTCAATATCCCGAGGCTAGAGATCAATACCGAAGACTGCTAAATGTTGTCTCTGAGATGCAGGAAACTAAGGTAAACCTACTTCATTAGTTTTTATGCATACCTAAATACCTGATACGCCATAATTTTCCTGCACTCCATTTCCTTCAACTTTTCACCTTCTGAGTTATTTGACTAATAACTATGCTTGTTTTCTTACTGGAAAAATATGATTCAGTATATATGTTACTTTTATTTTGAGTAACCACTAACTATACATCAAAGAGAGTGCCACTTCCTTGAGTCTCCTTCCATCTCCATTTATGTGGGAGTGAGAGTGCCCAGAAAATGTCAAGAGTGGGCTTAGTTAAGTAGGCGAGAGAATCTTATTGAGATCTCCAGTCCAAAATGtcttatttaaattattttgttttcaatttaattCTTAGATCTCTTTGTATGCTCTAAGCAGTGGATAGACTTGGCATTCATTCTGAAACCTAAGAAAATTGCTTATCTTCATCACGCAGAATAAATATGACAAGGTCTTGAAACGTTCAGGCCGCACATATGATTTTGATGAAGACCTGATGGAACTGGAAGCTTTCTTGAATGATGACACATTCATGCCCACAGCATCTTGAATCATGTGCTATTAAAAACTTATATTAAGTCTGGTTTTGTGCATAACTTAATTAACTAGTGAGGGCTTATACATAGGTTACCTGACAAACGCGTAGATGTGCTCTGACTAGGTATATTAATTTGGCTGGGATTGATATTTTACAGTCATTGCAATGTATCATGTATGGGACATTTTCTAGATTTACTTTATCAACTAGGCTAATGAAACTGTACTACCAAATCCATGTATTTATGAATTAGCCAATgtacaaaaaataatgtattcatTTTGCATGCTTAAATAGGtgaattaatacattttatgtattcaaaaataatgtatggagtatttggtaagaaatgtttaatagaattaaagtaaaatgtattaattggtaatattgcatAAGTATGGTATCTCTATATTTTCGGTCAAATTAGAACACAATTCGTAGCAGAAGATGGCATAATTAACTTATGGTAATATTGCattattatggtagaataaGAACACAGTTGGTAGAGAAGATAACAAACATTTCTTACCAAATCTATTAAACATTTCTTACCAAATAATGTATTCATTTTGCATGCTTAAATAGGtgaattaatacattttatgtattcaaaaataatgtatGGGACAAGGggttttgaaacaataaactcTATAGAGTGTGTAGTCCATgatgtaataatttttatttttttttactataaacTCTATAGAGTATGCAACAATTTCTGGTTCAAAAGAATGGAATTTACAAGAGCCATCCTGAACTGCAATAGAAAATTTTCGAGGACATTAAAAGGATCTAAAACTTACAATCACGATAGGCCTATGAAGTATCAGACAAGGGAGCTATATAAACAGGTTATCAAAATGTTATATTGCAATTAAGATATAACCAAATGATGCCCCGAAAGAACGGCACCAAGAGATGAAAATGCAGCAGAAGCTATCAGCATGAGTACAACTGTGACATTCACAGCAACATTTAGCAAGGAATTTAgtgagggaaaaaaaaacaatagtttcCCACAAAGTTGGTTGAACATATCCTACTAAAGCTGTCTAGAATACTACATCACATACACTACTCTCCCTTTATtgttgggaaaaaaaatagaggGCAGTGAGCTTCCTCCACCTCTGTACAAGGAACCAACCTCAATGTGTATATTTTCGCACATTCCATCCCAACTCGGTATATTAGAAAATCGTGAAGATAAGAAGGCAGCAAAGAACAAAACAGAACATCTAGTCATGCCCAAAATTGGAGAACAGCTCACATACTCTAATCAGCTCGAGATACTAGCAATGTCGACTCTTTCATAGAACAAGATGTAGCCGTGATCCGTGTTGCTAGAATACTCTTGAGCTGATCCAAAGAATGTCTGAACAGCGGATTCGTCAATCATCTCCACATTCTCGTCATCAAAGAATAACCAATGGTTGTGGCTTTTGACAAGGCTGACATAGTGTCCATGATTAGGTCCACTCCCCACATGGACTACCACTGCAAACAACGAATATTCAGCATCTGCATCCTCAACCGTATTGGTCAACTTCAGCTCTAGAGGAAAGACAACACGGTATGATAACTTCTTATACCGGCCTAATTGTTCTATATACTTGAATCGCTTCAAATGGATTACTAGGATATGAGGTGGCTTTTTAATCTTCATTCGCTTTTGGGCCTCCTGCAAGCTGCATTCTTAACAAAGTTGATAATTAGCTAATGTACAAAACTTTCATTGCCCTGTCTCTACCCTAATGACATGCAAAAACATCCTCCCTTTCAGTCATCTTTACTATAATACTATCTAAAGGTCAAACCAATTCTACTTTATTTGCTTCTTTTATTTGATATCTtacaacaattttaaatttctgtTTTTTGTATCTAATAGAAATTATAATGTAGTTTTCAAatgcataaattttatttactaatattaaattaattaatataaaaatcaaattataaacaatttcagTCAACCTTGGAGTATCATATTTTCATGCCATAGGTCAGAGCAGTGTTGCTTCTAAAATAACCTATAGGCTATAACCACATTATAGTTAATACAGTTAATGAACATAATACGGAAAAAAATTACCTGCAACACTTGTCACAAAAAAATTTGTCTTCAGCATTCAATGTCTCAGTAGAACTAAAATTCTTCAAGCAGCTTGTTATTGAACTGTTCTGTTCAATATCAAGGCTCAAATCAAAAAATGTTTCATCTCTTGCTGTTACAGTCTCACAACATAGGCACCTTGTTTCATTTGTTAATATACCCTGGAAGAAAATAATTATCAGAGGATGAGAATTTGAGATAAAGTAGCTAAAAAAAGAAATCGAAAGGGACTTATTCTTTTGGGAGCAAAAAAATACTCTACACATTTTTTTGTGTCCAATCTTACATCTATTAATTGTCTTTGCTTAGCACTTTCCAGTTAGAGGGGGTTGTATGAGCCTTTATCCAGGTGCACCCTTAAATTTGTATCTCAAAGTATCATAAATTCAGAGTCAACTAATATTTAACTGCAGCTTAGCATGCTTAATCATAAAGATGCCAGTAAATATGTATAATGACACTCATGGTTAATAAATTACAATATCTTCAatagaaaaaatgaaataaataagaattgcTGAGGCCTTTGCATCCAAGTGTCTTTTACAACATGCAAGAACCAAGAAACAAACCAATAACAAAACCAAGCAACTGTACCTGGAAACTTTTGTGCACCCAGGTGACAAGAGGCTCCTTTTGAGCACCACTGGCATGAACACTCTTTGGACCATTCGCAATCTTTTCAGGTGGGGATGAAGTTTCTCTCTCATTTTTGGCAGCAGTGTACTCTTTCTCCAGGATGTCAACAAGTTCATTTAGCAAATAGTTAAGGAATTCATGGGCATCCTATGTAGAAAAACAAATGTATATGAGCAGAGAAGTTCAGGAATTGTTGGTTATAAATTGCATCAGAACATCTAAATTGTTAATAGAAAAAACAGAAGTTTTATTTGATCCATGGATAATTCAGTGAGCTggaacatttaatttaattaaagtatAATGTTAGCAGAATTAGCAACTGTCCCTAACCCCCATTTCTATTTGTCATGTAAATAGGGGAAAAAAGTATCAAGATTCCAAACTTATATGGGTAGTGTTAAGGATTACTGTTTAATGCAGAATTTCCCACAATCATTAGCGATTTAGATGAGACTAACTTTGATAACATATTTAAATCTTAAACCAGAGATTTTAGGGATACCTGATGCATATAACTACGGAAAATTTCATTCTGCTTCTTTAACCTATGTACAAAGCGCTTTGGAGCAATCACAcctgtttttttcttttgtgagcTAATCTGCACATGATATATATCAGTAATAAGTAAAAGGTTAGTACTAAGTACTAACATCAGTCAACATGTACAAACATAATGACTACACAAAACTGATCTAACTCATTTCTATGCCCTAGCATGGTGCTGCGTATGTGATTAACACATTTCATTAGCGAACATGCATGCACTTGATAATTGATGATCGCAGTGATATATTGACACACTATCCATGATAAAGAAGTCAGTGCACAGGTTATATTGATGATAAAGTTAAGGGTTAGTACTACACATTAGTAGGCAAACACTATCACTGGGaaaaactatttaactattttctATGCACTAGCTTGGCACTGTTTATGCGATTAGAACATTCCATAAATTGCCCCAAAAAATTGCAATCTGTGATTATATCCAGAAACTTTTAAATACTGCCTCTACATGCCCCGCTTCCATTTGAAAACCATGTTGTTCTAGCTATGTTAATAGCTATGAATTCATAAGAAGAAACTAAAAATCCAATAATCACAGTAGAATCTAAGTCCTCTATATACCACACAAGTAGAAGACGAGCTATGAACAAACCTTACACTTTACTGAAGTacacaaaatgaaaaataaaattgaatattttcaaAGACAATACGGAGTACATCACAAAACTTCCAGGGGAAAAGCCTTAAATTCAGATTTATGTGAGAATTATATGCTCTGACAATGAAATTAACACAGAAATGTCAGCCTATCCATAAAGCATATACCTGCATAAATAGGTCTGCTAGGCATGTCAAGAGATTTTCATCTGCATCAGAGGGGGTTTTGTTATTTGAGTAGTATTCCAGTAGCTGATCCCGGAATGGAACACAAAAATAGAGAGCCTGTATAAAAAAGGGATAATCACTTTAAAGTGAGAACAATTGTTGTAATGTTGAATCGTGTTTCTCTCTAAAAGAAGTAACTTTTTcggggaaaaaaaaatagaataaatagaAGACATGAGTCAAAAAGATGTTCTCAAATgcaaacaaaagaagaaagcAAAGCTTGATCATATAGCCTATAGCACACATTAGCCAAGAGTTATCAACAAGGGATTATTTCTTGGGTGAATAACAAGAAGGTTGGATAATTAAACCCTTGCTCTTcaaaacaaatacggagtaattgaaATAGACCACCGAAAAGACATAATTCATCATAACCAAACATATTAAACAAACATATCATAGTCAGTTATAGTAGGGAAACTTATTCCCTATGATGTAAAATAACAACTTCAATAGCTTCTAAATATGTTCTAAAAAGTTGACCACTTATTAATCAGCGAACCAACAAGCTCTATAACCTAATTTATGTGGTGATCTCCACTACTCACACTATCAGAATTTCAGGgcttttatttaaaagaatttttaagTAAACATTTTATCAAACTTACACAGTGGAGAAAAATTATGTGAATTCAGAGTGATGGACCatactcacaattttatttcatcaagATGTCCTTATTTCATCAACACATACAATTATATGAGCAATGGGCCACACTCACAGTCAGATTCAACAATGGTAAACATCCAAAGAGCACAAGGATATCTATCACAAGTTGTTGCAATGAGGACTTAGGACCATCATGACCAATTTTCTAAAGACCACAATTCTAAAATCCAAGGGCACCCAGCCGAGTTGGTCAGACATTTggtttggtaaccacaaggttctaAGTTCGACCCTTGT
This portion of the Ipomoea triloba cultivar NCNSP0323 chromosome 5, ASM357664v1 genome encodes:
- the LOC116020675 gene encoding ubiquitin carboxyl-terminal hydrolase 4-like; translation: MGATGSKLEKALGDQFPEGERYFGLENFGNTCYCNSVLQALYFCVPFRDQLLEYYSNNKTPSDADENLLTCLADLFMQISSQKKKTGVIAPKRFVHRLKKQNEIFRSYMHQDAHEFLNYLLNELVDILEKEYTAAKNERETSSPPEKIANGPKSVHASGAQKEPLVTWVHKSFQGILTNETRCLCCETVTARDETFFDLSLDIEQNSSITSCLKNFSSTETLNAEDKFFCDKCCSLQEAQKRMKIKKPPHILVIHLKRFKYIEQLGRYKKLSYRVVFPLELKLTNTVEDADAEYSLFAVVVHVGSGPNHGHYVSLVKSHNHWLFFDDENVEMIDESAVQTFFGSAQEYSSNTDHGYILFYERVDIASISS